From the Desulfovibrio sp. JY genome, one window contains:
- the sat gene encoding sulfate adenylyltransferase yields the protein MSKLVPPHGGKGLVIRLLEGAAKEAELKKAAGLKKVEITAQEKGDLIMIGIGGFSPLEGFMTKADWKSVVEKMTLADGTFWPVPVMLAVTKEDAAGIKAGEEITLERNGEIYATMKVTEKFEMTEADKKWESELVYKGHGDDSADDKFWKVALEDHPGVKMVMARKDVCLAGPVNVLSEGEYPTKYKGVYLRPAETRAIFDERGWANVAALQLRNPMHRSHEYLCKIAIEVCDGVIIHSLIGNLKPGDIPAEVRVDCIDTLVKHYFVEKNVVQGGYPLDMRYAGPREGLLHATFRQNYGVNKMIIGRDHAGVGDFYGMFEAQEIFDRIPYADGKAPKAGQALLCQPLKIDWTFYCYKCDGMASLRTCPHTKEDRVILSGTKLRKMLSEGGEIPDHFGRDEVLVKLRKYYEGLTNKVEIKMHHAAEGN from the coding sequence ATGTCCAAATTGGTTCCGCCGCATGGAGGCAAAGGTCTGGTCATTCGCCTGCTCGAGGGCGCTGCGAAGGAAGCCGAGCTCAAGAAGGCCGCTGGCCTGAAGAAGGTCGAGATCACCGCCCAGGAAAAGGGCGACCTGATCATGATCGGCATCGGCGGCTTTTCGCCCCTCGAAGGCTTCATGACCAAGGCCGATTGGAAGAGCGTCGTCGAGAAGATGACCCTGGCCGATGGCACCTTCTGGCCGGTTCCCGTCATGCTGGCGGTTACCAAGGAAGACGCCGCCGGGATCAAGGCGGGCGAGGAGATCACCCTCGAGCGCAACGGCGAAATCTACGCCACCATGAAGGTCACCGAAAAGTTCGAGATGACCGAAGCCGACAAGAAGTGGGAATCCGAGCTGGTCTACAAGGGCCACGGCGACGACTCCGCCGACGACAAGTTCTGGAAGGTCGCCCTTGAGGACCATCCGGGCGTCAAGATGGTCATGGCCCGCAAGGACGTCTGCCTGGCCGGTCCGGTCAACGTCCTGTCCGAGGGCGAGTACCCGACCAAGTACAAGGGCGTCTACCTGCGCCCGGCCGAGACCCGCGCCATCTTCGACGAGCGTGGTTGGGCCAACGTCGCCGCTCTGCAGCTGCGTAACCCCATGCACCGCTCCCACGAGTACCTGTGCAAGATCGCCATCGAAGTTTGCGACGGCGTCATCATCCACTCGCTGATCGGCAACCTGAAGCCCGGCGACATCCCGGCCGAAGTGCGCGTCGACTGCATCGACACCCTGGTCAAGCACTACTTCGTCGAGAAGAACGTGGTCCAGGGCGGCTATCCCCTCGACATGCGTTATGCCGGTCCCCGCGAAGGCCTGCTCCACGCCACCTTCCGCCAGAACTACGGCGTCAACAAGATGATCATCGGCCGTGACCACGCCGGCGTCGGCGACTTCTACGGCATGTTCGAGGCTCAGGAAATCTTCGACCGCATTCCCTATGCCGACGGCAAGGCCCCCAAGGCCGGCCAGGCCCTGCTCTGCCAGCCGCTGAAGATCGACTGGACCTTCTACTGCTACAAGTGCGACGGCATGGCTTCCCTGCGCACCTGCCCGCACACCAAGGAAGACCGCGTCATCCTGTCCGGCACCAAGCTGCGCAAAATGCTGTCCGAGGGCGGCGAGATTCCGGATCACTTTGGCCGCGACGAAGTCCTGGTCAAGCTGCGCAAGTACTACGAAGGTCTCACCAACAAGGTCGAGATCAAGATGCACCACGCCGCCGAAGGCAACTAG
- the lepA gene encoding translation elongation factor 4: protein MDIARIRNFSIIAHIDHGKSTLADRILELTGVITAREMREQYLDRMDIERERGITIKAQTVRIPYKAADGTDYILNLIDTPGHVDFSYEVSRSLAACEGALLVVDATQGVEAQTLANVFLALDNDLEIIPVLNKIDLPSADPEAVKAEIEEAIGLPCADAVSVSAKTGANVDKVLEQIITKIPPPKGDAAAPLKALIVDSWYDSYQGVVVLFRVVQGTVTHGQRIKMMSTGATFEVIRLGAFSPGPIDIPSFGPGEAGFLCANIKTLTDARVGDTVTAAEDGATEALPGFKEIKPMVFCGLYPVDAAEYEVLKTALEKLRLNDAAFTYEPETSQALGFGFRCGFLGLLHMEIIQERLEREFGANLIATAPSVIYKVETLSGATISIENPSKLPKTQEIATLYEPYARLEIHTPNEYVGGVFKLCEEKRGIQKDVRYLTASRVIITYELPFAEIVYDFFDRLKSATRGYASLDYEIIDYRASDLVKLDIMINGDPVDALAVIVHRDNAYHYGRALALKLKRVIPRQLFEVVIQAAIGTKIIARERNAPMGKNVTAKCYGGDITRKRKLLEKQKEGKKRMKRMGNVELPQEAFLAALKAGDD, encoded by the coding sequence ATGGACATCGCTCGCATCCGAAATTTCAGCATCATTGCCCACATCGACCACGGCAAGTCGACTCTTGCCGATCGCATTCTCGAACTCACCGGCGTCATTACCGCCAGGGAGATGCGCGAGCAATACCTCGACCGCATGGACATCGAGCGGGAACGCGGCATTACCATCAAGGCCCAGACGGTGCGCATTCCCTACAAGGCCGCCGACGGGACCGACTACATCCTAAACCTCATCGACACGCCCGGCCACGTGGACTTTTCCTACGAGGTCTCGCGCAGCCTCGCCGCCTGCGAGGGGGCGCTGCTGGTGGTCGACGCCACCCAGGGCGTGGAGGCCCAGACCCTGGCCAACGTGTTTTTGGCCCTGGACAACGACCTGGAGATCATCCCGGTCCTCAATAAGATCGACCTGCCGAGCGCCGACCCCGAGGCGGTCAAGGCCGAGATCGAGGAGGCCATCGGGCTTCCCTGCGCCGACGCCGTGTCCGTTTCGGCCAAGACCGGGGCCAACGTGGACAAGGTCCTCGAACAGATCATCACCAAGATTCCGCCGCCCAAGGGCGACGCCGCCGCGCCGCTCAAGGCCCTGATCGTCGACTCCTGGTACGACTCCTACCAGGGCGTCGTGGTCCTGTTCCGGGTGGTCCAGGGCACGGTGACGCATGGCCAGCGCATCAAGATGATGTCCACGGGCGCGACCTTCGAGGTCATCCGCCTGGGCGCGTTTTCCCCGGGGCCCATCGACATCCCGAGCTTCGGGCCGGGCGAAGCCGGCTTTTTGTGCGCTAACATCAAGACGCTGACCGACGCCCGCGTGGGCGACACCGTCACCGCGGCCGAGGACGGCGCAACCGAGGCCCTGCCCGGGTTCAAGGAAATCAAGCCCATGGTCTTTTGCGGCCTGTACCCGGTGGACGCGGCCGAGTACGAGGTTTTAAAGACCGCCCTGGAAAAGCTGCGCTTAAACGACGCCGCATTCACCTACGAGCCCGAGACGTCCCAGGCGCTCGGATTCGGCTTTCGCTGCGGCTTTCTGGGGCTGCTCCACATGGAGATCATCCAGGAGCGGCTGGAGCGCGAGTTCGGGGCCAACCTCATCGCCACCGCGCCCTCGGTCATCTACAAGGTGGAAACGCTCTCCGGCGCGACCATCTCCATCGAGAACCCGAGCAAACTGCCCAAGACCCAGGAAATCGCCACCCTCTACGAGCCCTATGCACGCCTCGAGATCCACACCCCCAACGAGTACGTGGGCGGCGTGTTCAAGTTGTGCGAGGAAAAACGCGGCATCCAGAAGGACGTGCGCTATCTCACGGCCAGCCGCGTCATCATCACCTATGAACTGCCGTTCGCCGAGATCGTCTACGACTTTTTCGACCGGCTCAAGTCCGCCACGCGCGGCTACGCGTCCCTCGACTACGAGATCATCGACTACCGGGCTTCCGACCTGGTCAAGCTCGACATCATGATCAACGGCGACCCGGTCGACGCGCTGGCCGTCATCGTGCACCGCGACAACGCCTACCATTACGGCCGGGCCCTGGCCCTGAAGCTCAAGCGCGTTATCCCGCGCCAGCTCTTCGAGGTCGTGATCCAGGCGGCCATCGGCACCAAGATCATCGCCCGCGAGCGAAACGCGCCCATGGGGAAAAACGTCACGGCCAAATGTTACGGCGGTGACATCACACGGAAACGTAAACTCTTGGAAAAGCAGAAGGAAGGCAAGAAGCGCATGAAGCGCATGGGCAACGTGGAACTGCCCCAGGAAGCCTTCCTGGCGGCGCTCAAGGCCGGAGACGACTAA
- the lepB gene encoding signal peptidase I, with translation MNPRWQKLLLEYLEALAVALVLAFVIRTFVVQAFKIPSGSMLDTLLIGDHLLVNKFLYGTRIPFTDKSILPLENPQHGDVIVFEFPEDTSKDFIKRIIGVPGDVLEMKDKVVYRNGQKLDEPYVKHTDPGIQARRDNFGPITVPPGKYFVMGDNRDESYDSRFWGFVDKDKIRGKAWVIYWSWDGPSDIRWSRIGRLVR, from the coding sequence ATGAACCCGAGATGGCAAAAGCTGCTGTTGGAATATCTTGAAGCCCTGGCCGTAGCCCTGGTGCTGGCCTTCGTCATCCGCACCTTCGTGGTCCAGGCCTTCAAGATCCCCTCCGGCTCCATGCTCGATACGCTGCTTATAGGCGACCACCTGCTGGTCAACAAATTCCTCTACGGCACCCGCATCCCCTTTACCGACAAGTCCATTTTGCCCCTCGAAAATCCCCAGCACGGGGACGTCATCGTCTTCGAGTTTCCCGAGGACACCTCCAAGGACTTCATCAAGCGCATCATCGGCGTGCCCGGCGACGTGCTGGAGATGAAGGACAAGGTCGTCTACAGAAACGGCCAGAAGCTCGACGAGCCCTACGTCAAGCACACCGATCCGGGCATCCAGGCCCGGCGCGACAATTTCGGTCCCATCACCGTGCCGCCCGGAAAATACTTCGTAATGGGCGACAATCGCGACGAATCCTACGATTCCCGCTTCTGGGGCTTCGTGGACAAGGACAAGATCCGGGGCAAGGCCTGGGTCATCTACTGGTCCTGGGACGGCCCGTCCGACATTCGCTGGAGCCGCATCGGCCGCCTTGTGCGGTAG
- a CDS encoding DUF4405 domain-containing protein, which yields MMRKLTSLVALLAFVLTIITSLILYIAPQGRVAYWSDWTLFGLDKTQWGNLHVNLGMLFLLALALHAYYNWKAIVAYLSRARKLVIVTPAFVAACAIVLLVGLGTYAGLPPFSTFLAGSDYFKERAARLYGEPPYGHAELSPLASLAPKLGLTPEVIVKGLKKAGYDAAAPDATLLSLSRRYGVSPQKLYQAFAPDTGKELPELPPPGTGNRSLSDLCQTYGLDTARIVAGLKDRGIAATPDATIKTISEKNGQGPLEVYAAIRQAAVAARP from the coding sequence ATGATGCGCAAGTTAACGTCCCTTGTCGCGCTGCTCGCATTTGTCCTGACCATCATCACCAGCCTTATCTTGTACATCGCTCCCCAGGGACGCGTCGCCTACTGGTCCGACTGGACGCTTTTCGGCCTCGACAAGACGCAGTGGGGCAACCTGCACGTCAACCTGGGCATGCTGTTTCTTCTCGCCCTGGCGCTTCATGCCTATTACAATTGGAAGGCCATTGTGGCCTATCTGAGCCGGGCCAGAAAACTGGTGATCGTCACGCCGGCCTTTGTTGCGGCCTGCGCCATCGTGCTGCTGGTGGGGCTCGGCACCTATGCCGGGCTGCCGCCCTTCTCGACCTTCCTGGCCGGCAGCGACTATTTCAAGGAACGCGCGGCCCGGCTGTACGGCGAACCGCCCTACGGCCATGCCGAACTTTCTCCCCTGGCCTCGCTCGCGCCCAAGCTCGGCCTGACGCCGGAGGTCATTGTAAAGGGCCTCAAAAAGGCCGGCTACGACGCGGCCGCGCCGGACGCCACCTTGCTCTCACTGTCACGGCGCTACGGCGTCTCGCCGCAAAAGCTCTACCAGGCCTTCGCACCCGATACGGGCAAGGAACTGCCGGAGCTGCCGCCGCCCGGCACCGGCAACCGCAGCCTGTCCGACCTGTGCCAGACCTACGGCCTCGACACGGCGCGCATCGTGGCCGGGCTCAAGGACCGCGGCATCGCGGCCACACCCGACGCCACCATCAAGACCATAAGCGAGAAAAACGGCCAGGGACCGCTCGAAGTCTACGCCGCCATCCGGCAGGCCGCCGTCGCCGCGAGGCCGTAA
- a CDS encoding UvrD-helicase domain-containing protein produces MEQYLADLHIHSRYSRATSKGLTPYNLAAWGEIKGLTVVATGDFTHPGWLDELKAALTPDGSGLLRLDDPKGLAGEIPWLPDAHPAGRVRFLLSAEISSIYKRGGKVRKVHNLVYMPSFEAAEKLNAKLAKVGNLASDGRPILGLDSRHLLEMTLETDPLAFLVPAHIWTPWFSLFGSKSGFDSVEECYGSLAREIFAMETGLSSDPEMNWTLSALDRFRMISNSDAHSGEKLGRECNIFSGDPSFEGIYRALRGQGVGPKFCGTVEFFPEEGKYHLDGHRECGVVMEPAEAKARGGLCPVCGKPMTLGVLHRVLDLADRAEPVRPEGMPGFTSLIPLDELAGEVMGVGPKTAKAHGLVARMLARFGAELTVLREAPAEEIGRVSTALAEAVSRMRRGRVLRTPGFDGQYGRIAVFTPEERRELKVGRFLAVPPTPDRTKTAREPAVEDDPPSDPPPAPKGVAEPAPPKPFDRGLNPAQRAAVSSQARHQLVVAGPGTGKTHTLLAKIRALLDAGVPPDDILAVTFTRRAAGELRERLARDAGVAEDAVESASENAALPRADTLHALALASWTASGGQEPVLLSEEAARRLFATVNPELSGARLRAAWRELSLARERLTPLPPADTAGPGLYADRYARQKADWNLLDFTDLLEFWLEKLVAGSEQPTCTHVLVDEVQDLTPLQLAVIAALVGRDRASLFAIGDPDQSIYGFRGAAPGVRAELLAAWPDLEVATLAENYRSTQPILNLAAGLFPGRAPLISRLSSETPVASEIQLFEAPTAAGEAGWMGERIQALLGGTSLTLARDLSADTLAPGDLAVLVRFSGLIGPIRKSLERFGIPCAAPEADAYWNEPRVRLLLAAAGRLLGLPAPADVEKPPTLPDRVLAKGPLGLSAYLGDIAPFDRLFWQGPEFRDLCRGFDAHDGWAGLLNHVATQTELELVGKRAQKVRIMSLHAAKGLEFAAVFLPALEDGILPFAGSDFLSGKPGHLAGQMDEEEERRLFYVGLTRAKSRLFLSHALRRDLFGRRLMLKRSRFLENLDLGGVRRRALRARTVSQVKQLGLFDADAPTR; encoded by the coding sequence ATGGAGCAGTACCTCGCCGATTTGCATATCCATTCCCGCTATTCCAGAGCCACCAGCAAGGGGCTGACCCCGTACAACCTGGCCGCCTGGGGCGAAATCAAGGGGCTCACCGTGGTGGCCACCGGGGACTTCACCCACCCGGGCTGGCTCGACGAGCTCAAGGCAGCCCTGACTCCGGACGGGAGCGGGCTTTTGCGCCTCGATGATCCCAAGGGCCTGGCCGGGGAAATACCCTGGTTGCCCGACGCGCATCCGGCCGGCCGGGTGCGCTTTTTGCTTTCGGCGGAAATAAGCTCCATCTACAAACGCGGCGGCAAGGTCCGCAAAGTCCACAACCTCGTCTACATGCCCTCCTTCGAGGCGGCCGAAAAGCTCAATGCCAAGCTGGCCAAGGTCGGCAACCTGGCCTCCGACGGCCGACCGATCCTCGGCCTCGACAGCCGCCATCTGCTGGAGATGACGCTTGAGACCGACCCGCTGGCCTTTCTCGTGCCGGCCCATATCTGGACGCCGTGGTTCTCGCTTTTCGGCTCCAAGTCGGGCTTCGATTCGGTGGAGGAGTGCTACGGGTCCCTGGCCAGGGAAATCTTCGCCATGGAGACCGGGCTGTCCTCGGACCCGGAGATGAACTGGACGCTGTCGGCCCTGGACCGCTTCCGGATGATCTCCAACTCCGACGCCCATTCCGGCGAAAAGCTCGGCCGCGAATGCAACATCTTTTCCGGCGACCCCTCTTTCGAGGGCATCTACCGGGCGCTTCGCGGCCAGGGTGTCGGGCCGAAATTTTGCGGCACCGTGGAATTTTTCCCGGAAGAGGGCAAATACCACCTCGACGGCCATAGGGAATGCGGCGTGGTCATGGAGCCGGCCGAAGCCAAGGCCCGGGGCGGGCTGTGCCCGGTGTGCGGCAAGCCCATGACCCTCGGCGTGCTGCACCGGGTGCTCGATCTGGCCGACCGCGCCGAGCCCGTGCGGCCGGAAGGCATGCCCGGGTTCACGTCGCTTATTCCCCTGGACGAGCTGGCCGGCGAGGTCATGGGCGTCGGGCCCAAGACGGCCAAGGCCCATGGGCTGGTGGCCCGGATGCTGGCCCGCTTCGGCGCGGAACTGACCGTGTTGCGCGAGGCTCCGGCCGAGGAGATCGGCCGGGTGAGCACCGCCCTGGCCGAGGCCGTCAGCCGCATGCGCCGGGGCCGGGTCTTGCGCACGCCCGGATTCGACGGCCAGTACGGCCGCATCGCGGTTTTCACCCCCGAGGAACGCCGCGAGCTCAAGGTCGGCCGTTTTCTGGCCGTGCCGCCGACGCCGGACAGGACCAAGACCGCCCGCGAACCGGCCGTGGAGGACGATCCGCCCTCGGACCCACCCCCCGCGCCGAAAGGAGTCGCAGAGCCGGCCCCGCCGAAGCCCTTTGACCGGGGCCTCAACCCAGCCCAGCGCGCGGCCGTTTCGTCCCAGGCCCGCCACCAGCTGGTGGTCGCCGGACCGGGCACGGGCAAGACCCATACGCTTTTGGCCAAGATCCGGGCCCTGCTCGATGCCGGCGTGCCGCCGGACGACATCCTGGCCGTGACCTTTACCCGCCGGGCGGCCGGGGAACTCCGGGAGCGGCTGGCCCGCGACGCCGGCGTCGCCGAAGACGCCGTGGAGAGCGCCTCGGAAAACGCCGCCCTGCCCCGGGCCGACACCCTGCACGCCCTGGCCCTGGCCTCCTGGACCGCCTCCGGCGGCCAGGAACCGGTGCTCCTCTCCGAAGAAGCCGCCAGACGCCTTTTTGCCACGGTCAACCCGGAACTTTCCGGAGCCCGGCTGCGGGCCGCCTGGCGCGAACTGTCCCTGGCCCGGGAACGGCTCACACCGCTCCCCCCGGCCGACACCGCCGGCCCCGGGCTCTATGCCGACCGCTACGCCCGGCAGAAAGCCGACTGGAACCTGCTCGATTTCACCGATCTGCTGGAATTCTGGCTGGAAAAGCTTGTCGCCGGCAGCGAACAGCCGACCTGCACCCATGTGCTGGTGGACGAGGTCCAGGACCTGACGCCGCTGCAACTGGCCGTGATCGCCGCCCTGGTCGGGCGCGACCGGGCCAGCCTTTTCGCCATCGGCGACCCGGACCAGTCCATCTACGGCTTCCGGGGCGCGGCCCCGGGGGTGCGGGCCGAACTGCTCGCGGCCTGGCCGGATCTGGAAGTCGCCACCCTGGCCGAGAACTACCGCTCCACCCAGCCGATCCTGAACCTGGCCGCCGGACTTTTTCCGGGCCGCGCGCCGCTTATCTCGCGCCTCAGTTCCGAAACACCCGTGGCCAGCGAGATACAGCTTTTCGAGGCCCCGACCGCCGCCGGCGAGGCCGGCTGGATGGGCGAGCGCATCCAGGCGCTTCTCGGCGGCACCTCGCTGACCCTGGCCCGCGACCTGTCCGCCGACACCCTGGCCCCGGGCGATCTGGCCGTGCTGGTGCGTTTTTCCGGGCTCATCGGCCCCATCCGCAAGAGCCTCGAACGCTTCGGCATCCCCTGCGCCGCGCCCGAGGCCGACGCCTACTGGAACGAGCCCCGGGTGCGGCTGCTTCTGGCCGCGGCCGGACGCCTCCTGGGCCTGCCCGCGCCGGCGGACGTGGAAAAGCCGCCTACCCTGCCCGACCGGGTGCTGGCCAAGGGACCGCTGGGGCTGTCGGCCTACCTTGGCGACATCGCGCCTTTCGACCGCCTGTTCTGGCAGGGACCGGAATTTCGGGATCTGTGCCGGGGCTTCGACGCCCACGACGGCTGGGCCGGACTGCTCAACCACGTGGCCACCCAGACCGAACTGGAGCTGGTGGGCAAACGCGCCCAGAAGGTGCGCATCATGTCCCTGCACGCGGCCAAGGGGCTGGAATTCGCGGCCGTGTTTCTGCCGGCCCTGGAAGACGGCATCCTGCCCTTTGCCGGTTCGGACTTTTTAAGCGGCAAACCCGGGCACCTGGCCGGACAGATGGACGAGGAGGAGGAGCGGCGGCTTTTTTACGTCGGGCTCACCCGGGCCAAAAGCCGCCTGTTCCTCTCCCATGCCCTGCGTCGCGATCTTTTCGGTCGCAGGCTCATGCTCAAGCGTTCGCGGTTTCTGGAAAACCTTGATCTCGGGGGGGTGCGGCGCCGGGCGCTGCGGGCGCGCACGGTCAGCCAGGTCAAACAGCTGGGGCTTTTCGACGCGGACGCGCCTACCAGATGA
- a CDS encoding AbrB family transcriptional regulator, which translates to MQAKKWLLLTVMTVAATAGLWRMHLPAALLIGPMLAGIVMALCGGDIALPRAPYILAQTVVGAFISRAATPDILPSFLSRWPLFLAVVLATIAASGVLGWLLYRRHVMPETTGIWGTSPGGATAMVVMAEANGADARLVAFMQYLRVICVALAASLVAHFWQGKGGSVWLDVVWFPAPQWQTLLPLLGLFALGALVGFGTHIPSGAMLAPMAVGGALHLSGVAIADVPAWLLAATYGAIGWRIGLGFTRQVALHAARSLPAILASIVALMSFCGVLAWVIVRLAGVDALTAYLATCPGGMDTVAIIAATSPVDLSFVMTLQTVRFFLVTFLAPPMARFLASRAMRHSHGGTGGNPF; encoded by the coding sequence ATGCAAGCGAAAAAGTGGTTGCTGCTGACGGTGATGACAGTGGCGGCCACGGCGGGCCTATGGCGCATGCACCTGCCGGCCGCGCTCTTGATCGGCCCCATGCTGGCCGGCATCGTCATGGCCCTTTGCGGCGGCGACATCGCGCTGCCCCGCGCCCCCTACATCCTGGCCCAGACCGTTGTCGGGGCGTTTATCTCCCGGGCCGCCACTCCGGACATCCTGCCCTCGTTTTTAAGCCGCTGGCCGCTTTTTCTGGCCGTGGTCCTGGCCACCATCGCCGCCAGCGGCGTGCTCGGCTGGCTGCTCTACCGCCGCCATGTCATGCCCGAAACCACTGGCATCTGGGGCACGTCCCCGGGCGGGGCCACGGCCATGGTGGTCATGGCCGAAGCCAACGGCGCGGATGCGCGGCTGGTGGCCTTCATGCAGTATTTGCGCGTGATCTGCGTGGCCCTGGCCGCTTCGCTGGTGGCGCATTTCTGGCAGGGGAAGGGCGGTTCGGTCTGGCTCGACGTGGTCTGGTTCCCGGCGCCGCAGTGGCAGACGCTGCTGCCGCTGCTCGGACTCTTTGCCCTGGGGGCGCTGGTCGGGTTCGGCACGCATATTCCGTCCGGGGCCATGCTCGCGCCCATGGCCGTGGGCGGGGCGCTGCACCTCTCGGGCGTGGCCATCGCCGATGTGCCGGCCTGGCTTCTCGCCGCCACCTACGGCGCCATCGGCTGGCGCATCGGGCTCGGCTTCACCCGCCAGGTGGCGCTGCACGCCGCGCGCTCCCTGCCGGCCATCCTGGCCTCCATCGTCGCGCTCATGAGCTTTTGCGGCGTGCTGGCCTGGGTCATCGTGCGGTTGGCCGGGGTCGACGCCCTGACCGCCTACCTCGCCACCTGCCCCGGCGGCATGGACACCGTGGCCATCATCGCGGCCACGAGCCCCGTCGACCTGTCCTTCGTCATGACGCTCCAGACGGTCCGCTTCTTCCTGGTGACGTTCCTCGCCCCGCCCATGGCCCGCTTTCTGGCCAGCCGAGCCATGCGGCATTCGCATGGAGGAACCGGGGGAAACCCTTTCTGA